Genomic DNA from Oenanthe melanoleuca isolate GR-GAL-2019-014 chromosome 15, OMel1.0, whole genome shotgun sequence:
AGCCCGGGGCGAAGGCGGCTGAGGGAAGGCGTGGAGGACGCCCGGGAAAGCGAGTGCGGCCGTGAGGGTGAGGGCGGGCGGAAGGGAGGCCCTGAGGAGCCTCGGGAGGGTGAGGGCGGGCAGGGACGGTCGCCCAGAGAAGCCTCGGGAGGCTGAGGGCAAACAGGGACGATCGCCCAGAGAAGCCTCGGGAGGGTGAGGGCAAACATGGACGATCGCCCAGAGAAGCCTCGGGGGAGTGAGGGCAAACAGGGACGGTCGCCCTGAGGAGCATCAGGAGGGTGAGGGCGAGCAGGGACAGTCGCCCAGAGAAGCCTCGGTGGGTGAGGGCGAGCAGGGTCGCCCAGAGAAGCCTCGGAAGGGTGAGGGCGGGCAGGGACGGTCGCCCAGCGGAGCCTCGGAAGGGTGAGGGTAAACAGGGACGGTCGCCCAGAGAAGCCTTGGGAGGGTGAGGGCGGGCAGGGACGGTCGCCCAGCGGAGCCTCGGAAGGGTGAGGGTAAACAGGGACGGTCGCCCAGAGAAGCCTTGGGAGGGTGAGGGCGGGCAGGGACGGTCGCCCAGCGGAGCCTCGGAAGGGTGAGGGCGGGCAGGGACGGTCGCCCTAAGGAGCATCGGGAGGGTGAGGGCACGAAGCCGCAGCCCCgccctcagcagcccctgcctgcgGGTACCTGAGGGGCAGGGCGGGGCACGCGAGGCCGCGAGCAGGTGCGCCCCGCCCCCAACGCTCTAAGGGCCAATCAGCGAACGCGGGGGCGCCGTAGGCGCCACACGGGGCCGTGGGCAGAGGGGGCGGGGCCTCCCTCAcgccccgccggccgccccaTCCCCTCAGAGTGGCggtgggctgcagccaggagcgCCGGTTTAggttatttatttgtttattggTCCTGCAGCCGTCCTGATGCACAAGAGGGCGATTATTTGCAGTGTTTGTCGGTGTCCAGGTCCTTGTGCTCGGGGTTGTAGGGCGCCTTGGCGAAGCACTCGGCGGCGGCGCGGTCGCAGTTGCAGATAAACATGGCGCACTCCTTGTTCTTGcctggaggagagagaggagcgGTCAGAGCCCGGCTCCTTCGCCAGGCGCTTCAATGGCTCGGACTGGCATTTCTCTTGTCACGGTGTGCCCGTTTCAGTGCTGCCATCGTTTTGGGGATGCACAGGCTTCTGCCCACTAACCCACGGCCCCCAAAGCTGTGTGCTCCAGCTAAGCCGTCTCTCTCCTTGccccttcctcctttccttgcaGCCCTATTTGCCAGCCTCTCTGCTCTTTACCTCCATTCCAGAGCCCTGTAATGGCGCCACTATTCATAAGAGGTGTCCGGCAGAAATTACATATCAATGCCAAGTTAAACTGCTGATATTTTGGGTACTGCCATTAAAAGGCCTCCCAGAAAAGTACTCAATCCGCTGAAGAGTAGACAGGCTTCTCTATATCCTGCTATACCGTATATCTTCATAAACATTGTCTATAAAACATAGACAATTGTTCATAAACTTTAAATTAATATAGAGAATACTCATTCCAGTGCCTGTGTGAGGTGCCCTCTTTCTCTCAACCAGatctcctgcaggagctgtgccttcCTGCCGCAGAGGTATGAGTGAAACACAGCCCTACTCCTTCCTAAAAGAGGCTGGAGAACATCTGGAGTGAAGTGGAAATGGACGTACTGCTACATGTGATCTCCCCATCAGAACAGCTGTAGCGGTAAAACTTAGTGTAGGGGTTGTCCAGGAGGAATCTGCAGGATTTTAGTTTCTGTGCCTGTGAGTAGCACGCATCATGTACTTGGCAGCACCTGggaaacaaggagaaaaaggtTAGAAAATACCAGAATCACAGGCTCAACTGACCTGTAAGACACACAAATACACTAGGTTTGCTTTGACAAGGCTCTTGACAATGAAAGAAAGATATCCAGTGATAAGAGGGTAGACAAAAAGGAACTCAAAGGGATCCAGTTGTGCCAGCTCATAGTCCAAGACATGTCTGGTACATAGATACTTATGGGAGCATCTTCACAGTTGCCTATTGggcacagggaaagcaaaagccagtGTTACCCTACACTGCCCCTCAGTGCCTGGTAGCTGACAAGCTCTCAGCCAACACAATCCAGGACTTGGCTGCCAGATTTGTGTGTCTCTACATTCTCCATGCCATTTCCTAGCATTTTGCAGCCCAGCCATGTTCATGGTCAAGCACCAGGCAGAGTGTGCAGAGCAGCGTCCAGgctgctggcccagcacagctgcaaaaaggaaaaaaaaaaaaagctggaatgaGCACACTGTGCTGCCATGGAAGAGCTActgtaattatattttatctTAGTAATAAGGTGTGATAGCATACATCCTATTCCCCCTAAATCCATCTGTGAAAGAAAGTTTTGTTCACAGCAGCCAGAGAGTTTTGTAAACTTTCATAGGCAGGGCCAGCTGAGATGAAGCTGAAGCAGGAAAGTACAAGCAAGGAAAGAAGTCTGATAAACCTGTCGAGCTCGTCCACAGGCGTGCCGCTGCCCCCCAGGCCACAGTAGCAGCCGTAGCCATTGAAGTCCAGCAGCGGGTGGCTCTTGGGCAGGGTGCACTTGATCAACTCCCGGAACAGCCACACAGCCCGGGACGAGACCTCGGCGCTGGCTGCGCCCACTGGGGAGAGACACAGGCAGGTTAGAGTCAGGTTCAGCTTTACCAGTGCAAGGACAAGGGCATCTACGCACCcgacagcaggaaaagcagggccAGGAACTTCATTCTCACAGCGCTTGACACAGAGACTGGGGCTAAGGGAGATGAGTCTTTATACAACAGGCTCACCTTGACGGGGTATGAGATAAAACAGCCTCTATTTATGTTActaaatgcagatttttttccatcggatgctgtgggcagcaggttGTGGCGTGACCAGTTGAAGGCCAATTGAGTTAAATCCATAAAAGCCAGAAAGGCAAATATTTGCTCTCTAGATTTTTGCTATTAAATTCTTGTAGTGCTACTATTAGAAGTCAGCCTGAAAGATCAGGATATTTTTAAGGCCTCTTGGCTAAAAATTAATAGCAGCATGGTGGTTAAGTTGGAAGTTTCTGGCACACTAATAACCACCTGCTATTAATACTTGCATCCTCTTTTTATGGTATCCCACTTATCATCAATTCTGTATCTCTCCATGGGTTGTCATGGCATAATTCAGAGAATAAGGTACAGGTACAGGTTGTCCACTCACATCAAATGACCACttggcaacaaaaaaaaaaaaaaaaaaaaaaaaaaaaaaaaaaaaaaaaaaaaaatcaagctgttCTTTACTTTAAAACCACAGAGGAGGAGGTACTACTAGGTGAGAAACAGGAGCCAAGTGACCTGGAAAACCTCTGTATGTGGTTTAAACAAGGTGTAGTATCTGGTTTTATGTGGCCTTAAGCAATCTACACTGGAAATGAACCAGGCTTAGAAGTTTCAACATACACTGCAGACAGTGACTTAGAGCAGTTTCTCCAACACCAATGCAGGATCCATTTAAGAAGCTTTGGTTCTCTGCCAAGGGATGAGGAGAGTTGGGAACCTTGAAAGAAGTTCAAAAAAAGGGTAAGAAAAATCTTCCTGGAATCAATTAGGAGTAAGTAAAAACACTCCACTCAGATCCCAGAGGCTCTGGCATTTTCAAGGCTACAGGTTTGGCATTTTTACACACTCAAGATATGGTTCCTAGACATGGTTGTCAAGTCTGCATTGATTTTCAAAGCACCAAACAAACCCTCAGCTTTTAAGAGCAGAGGAGGATGCCCAGAGAATGGCCACCTTTCTGCAGCAGCCCAATACACCAGAGTGCTCATACAAGAAAATGGGCTCACCACCCACCAGTAGGTTCCTAAAGGGGTGATAAGGACACCTTTCTCCTCAAAGGGTCTGAAACTACACCAGAGTACCCACAGTACCCACTGGATGTTGACATATCCATAGGACATCGAGGTAAAGCTAGACATGGTGCTGAACAACCAGATCCATTCTGACTTTTTTGAT
This window encodes:
- the PLA2G1B gene encoding phospholipase A2; protein product: MKFLALLFLLSVGAASAEVSSRAVWLFRELIKCTLPKSHPLLDFNGYGCYCGLGGSGTPVDELDRCCQVHDACYSQAQKLKSCRFLLDNPYTKFYRYSCSDGEITCSSKNKECAMFICNCDRAAAECFAKAPYNPEHKDLDTDKHCK